One Ardenticatenales bacterium DNA segment encodes these proteins:
- a CDS encoding PaaI family thioesterase, whose translation MEDITTQAHDLFDQLDDDTRAIALSVLRTLSQPRQVVTGSFTQVLGLAYTAIGDGRCSATLEVQPHLLNPLGIAHGGVAFALADSTCGGAALSALGERRLVTQDMQIRYHAPARAGTLVAHAETVHKGSRTITTQCRITQNDVLIASVTGTFAILSPDEITSIKESLANS comes from the coding sequence TTGGAAGACATCACCACCCAAGCTCATGACCTGTTCGACCAACTAGACGACGACACACGCGCCATCGCCTTGTCCGTACTGCGCACGCTCAGCCAACCGCGCCAGGTCGTTACCGGCTCCTTTACCCAGGTCCTCGGCCTCGCCTACACCGCTATTGGCGACGGTCGTTGCAGTGCCACGCTGGAAGTCCAGCCCCATCTGCTCAACCCCCTGGGCATCGCGCACGGCGGCGTGGCTTTCGCGCTGGCGGACTCCACCTGCGGCGGTGCGGCGCTCTCCGCATTGGGCGAACGCCGCCTGGTTACGCAGGACATGCAAATAAGGTATCACGCTCCCGCCCGTGCCGGCACGCTCGTCGCCCACGCCGAAACCGTCCACAAAGGCAGCCGCACCATCACCACCCAATGCCGCATCACCCAAAACGACGTCCTCATCGCCAGCGTCACGGGAACCTTCGCCATCCTCTCCCCTGACGAAATAACCTCCATCAAGGAATCCCTCGCCAACTCATGA
- the hutU gene encoding urocanate hydratase, which translates to MKRIVRAPVGTELHCKGWLQEAAYRMLQNNLDPEVAGDPEHLIVYGGRGRAARNWDAFDAILESLRQLENDETLLVQSGKPVAVFRTHADAPRVLIANSNIVPHWATQENFDKWEAEGLIMYGQMTAGSWIYIGTQGILQGTYETFAAAARQAGWPSLRGKWVLTAGLGEMGGAQPLAVTMNEGVGLIVEVDDWRANRRLEHRYIDEVAEDLDEALKRVQYYVECRQPRSIGLIGNAATIFPELARRNLIPDIVTDQTSAHDPLAYFPHHLSFADGRELRDRDPAAFQALSMESMAQQCAAMVEMQRRGAIVFDYGNNLRQRAFDHGVADAFSYPGFIPAYIRPLFCEGKGPFRWVALSGDPEDIYATDRAILELFPDDEPLHRWIKMAQEQVHFQGLPARICWLGYGERARAGLKFNELVASGVVKAPIVIGRDHLDAGSVASPNRETERMRDGSDAIADWPILNALVNAVSGATWVSFHHGGGVGIGYSLHAGQVIVADGTPAAAARLQRVLTVDPGMGVARHVDAGYERAIEVARERGVKIPMLH; encoded by the coding sequence ATGAAACGCATTGTCCGCGCTCCGGTTGGCACCGAACTGCACTGCAAAGGATGGTTGCAGGAGGCCGCCTACCGCATGTTGCAAAACAACCTCGACCCCGAAGTCGCCGGCGACCCCGAACACCTCATCGTCTACGGCGGACGGGGGCGCGCCGCCCGCAATTGGGATGCATTTGACGCCATTCTTGAATCGCTGCGCCAACTTGAGAATGATGAAACGCTGCTCGTGCAAAGCGGCAAGCCTGTTGCCGTTTTCCGCACCCATGCCGATGCCCCTCGCGTCCTCATTGCCAACTCCAACATTGTGCCTCACTGGGCTACCCAGGAAAATTTCGATAAATGGGAAGCTGAAGGGCTGATCATGTATGGGCAAATGACGGCGGGAAGCTGGATTTACATTGGCACGCAGGGTATTTTGCAAGGCACATATGAAACATTTGCCGCCGCGGCGCGGCAAGCGGGCTGGCCCTCCTTGCGCGGCAAATGGGTTCTTACTGCCGGACTGGGGGAAATGGGCGGCGCGCAGCCCCTGGCCGTGACCATGAACGAAGGCGTGGGGCTGATTGTGGAAGTAGACGATTGGCGTGCCAACCGCCGCCTGGAACATCGCTACATCGACGAAGTGGCCGAAGACCTGGATGAGGCGCTGAAACGGGTGCAGTATTACGTGGAATGCCGGCAGCCCCGCTCCATTGGCCTCATTGGCAACGCCGCCACGATCTTTCCCGAATTAGCGCGGCGCAACCTCATTCCCGATATCGTCACCGACCAGACCTCGGCGCACGATCCGCTCGCTTATTTCCCGCACCACCTTTCCTTTGCCGATGGGCGCGAATTGCGTGACCGCGATCCCGCCGCTTTTCAGGCGCTTTCCATGGAATCGATGGCGCAGCAGTGCGCGGCAATGGTGGAAATGCAGCGGCGCGGAGCGATTGTGTTTGACTATGGCAATAACCTGCGCCAGCGGGCGTTTGATCATGGCGTCGCCGACGCATTTAGCTACCCCGGCTTTATTCCCGCTTACATTCGTCCGCTCTTTTGCGAAGGCAAGGGGCCATTCCGTTGGGTAGCCCTCAGCGGCGACCCGGAGGATATTTATGCCACGGACCGCGCTATTCTGGAACTCTTCCCGGACGATGAACCGCTGCATCGCTGGATCAAGATGGCGCAAGAGCAGGTGCATTTTCAGGGATTGCCGGCACGAATTTGCTGGCTGGGATACGGTGAACGCGCGCGTGCCGGACTGAAGTTCAACGAACTGGTTGCCAGCGGCGTCGTCAAAGCCCCCATCGTCATTGGCCGCGACCACCTCGACGCCGGTTCCGTCGCCAGCCCCAACCGCGAAACGGAACGCATGCGCGACGGCTCCGACGCCATTGCCGACTGGCCCATCCTCAACGCCCTGGTCAATGCCGTCAGCGGGGCTACCTGGGTTAGCTTCCACCACGGCGGCGGCGTCGGCATTGGCTACAGCCTGCACGCCGGCCAGGTCATCGTTGCGGATGGCACACCCGCCGCTGCCGCCCGCCTCCAGCGCGTTCTCACCGTTGATCCCGGCATGGGGGTCGCCCGCCACGTTGATGCCGGCTACGAAAGAGCCATCGAAGTCGCCCGCGAACGCGGCGTCAAAATTCCCATGCTCCATTAG
- a CDS encoding pyrroline-5-carboxylate reductase, which produces MFKDKTIAFIGSGTMAEAMIRGLLNQNVVTPDQIIASGPRPERGEQLRQKHGIRITTSNMNAAEEGQVVVLSIKPQMMDRVMLEVRGHLRRQDLLLSIIAGAPIKKLADGLAHASVVRAMPNTPAQIGQGITVWTATAEVTEVQKQQAQAVLASFGQEIFVDDEEYLDMATALSGSGPGYVFMVMEAMIDAGVHLGFSRRVATQLVFQTMRGSVEYAARSDKHVAELRNQVTSPGGTTAEALYHMEKGGLRTVISRGIWAAYQRSIALGQGRKRSDDLKP; this is translated from the coding sequence ATGTTCAAAGACAAAACGATAGCCTTTATCGGCAGCGGCACGATGGCCGAAGCCATGATCCGCGGCCTGCTCAACCAAAACGTCGTCACGCCCGATCAGATCATCGCCTCCGGTCCCCGCCCGGAACGGGGCGAACAACTGCGCCAAAAACACGGCATCCGCATCACCACCAGCAACATGAACGCCGCGGAAGAAGGTCAGGTAGTCGTCCTCTCCATCAAGCCACAAATGATGGACCGCGTCATGCTCGAAGTCCGCGGCCATCTGCGTCGCCAGGACCTGCTCCTCTCCATCATCGCCGGCGCACCCATCAAAAAGCTGGCGGATGGCCTGGCGCACGCCTCCGTGGTGCGCGCCATGCCCAATACACCGGCGCAGATCGGGCAGGGCATCACCGTCTGGACGGCTACGGCGGAAGTAACGGAGGTGCAAAAGCAGCAGGCGCAAGCGGTGCTGGCCTCGTTTGGGCAGGAGATTTTCGTGGACGACGAAGAGTACCTGGACATGGCCACCGCCCTGAGCGGCTCTGGCCCCGGCTACGTCTTCATGGTCATGGAAGCCATGATTGACGCCGGCGTCCACCTGGGGTTCTCCCGCCGCGTGGCCACACAACTGGTCTTCCAGACCATGCGCGGCTCCGTTGAATACGCCGCCCGCTCCGACAAGCACGTAGCCGAACTACGCAACCAGGTCACCTCCCCTGGCGGCACAACGGCGGAGGCACTCTATCACATGGAAAAAGGAGGCCTGCGCACAGTCATCTCGCGGGGTATCTGGGCTGCCTATCAGCGATCCATTGCCCTGGGCCAGGGGCGCAAGCGCAGCGACGATCTGAAGCCATAA
- the menC gene encoding o-succinylbenzoate synthase produces the protein MKIEQVDLYHISQELVSPFVTSFGRQQQRDCLILRLRTGGLTAWGECVATNDPGYSYETVVTAWHVLSDFLIPAFLQMDINEPEEVAPRLEFVRGHPLAKAALDQAAWDLLAQRDGLSLAQKLAQPTGAPPRSRVRVGVSVGIQADVPHTLETIAAYLEQGYRRIKLKIKPGHDIALAVAARRAFPDLAIMLDANSAYRLEDAGIFQAMDDLHLLMLEQPLDHDDIYNHSRLRPQIKTPLCLDESITTPDHARAALALGACDIINIKPSRVAGWTRAREIHDICRAANVPVWVGGMLETGVGRAAQLALASLPGFTLPGDISATSRYYAADIATSFFLNQEDSTITVPDGPGLGIEVDEGRLQAVTRRQATFTPA, from the coding sequence ATGAAAATCGAACAAGTTGACCTCTACCACATCAGCCAGGAACTCGTCTCCCCCTTTGTCACCAGCTTTGGCCGACAGCAGCAGCGCGACTGCCTCATCCTGCGCCTGCGCACCGGTGGCCTCACCGCCTGGGGCGAATGCGTCGCCACCAACGATCCCGGCTACTCCTACGAAACCGTCGTCACCGCCTGGCACGTCCTCAGCGATTTCCTCATCCCCGCTTTCCTACAAATGGACATCAATGAACCGGAGGAAGTCGCCCCCCGTCTCGAATTCGTGCGCGGCCATCCGCTGGCGAAGGCCGCCCTGGACCAGGCCGCATGGGACTTGCTGGCGCAACGGGATGGCCTCTCGCTGGCGCAAAAGCTGGCCCAACCGACCGGCGCACCACCCCGCTCCCGCGTCCGTGTCGGCGTGAGCGTCGGCATTCAGGCGGATGTACCCCACACCCTGGAAACTATCGCCGCTTATCTGGAGCAGGGCTATCGTCGGATTAAGCTCAAAATCAAGCCAGGGCACGACATCGCGCTTGCCGTCGCCGCCCGCCGCGCTTTCCCGGACCTGGCAATTATGTTGGATGCGAACTCGGCTTATCGGTTGGAAGATGCCGGCATCTTCCAGGCAATGGACGACCTGCATCTACTCATGCTAGAACAACCCCTCGACCACGACGACATCTACAACCACAGCCGCCTCCGCCCCCAAATCAAAACCCCCCTCTGCCTCGACGAAAGCATCACCACACCCGACCATGCCCGCGCCGCCCTCGCCCTCGGCGCGTGCGACATCATCAACATCAAACCCTCCCGCGTCGCCGGCTGGACCCGCGCCCGCGAAATCCACGACATCTGCCGCGCCGCCAATGTCCCCGTCTGGGTCGGCGGCATGCTGGAAACAGGCGTCGGGCGCGCCGCCCAGCTCGCACTCGCCTCCCTGCCCGGCTTCACCCTCCCCGGCGACATCTCCGCCACCAGCCGCTACTACGCCGCCGACATCGCCACCTCTTTCTTCCTCAACCAGGAAGACAGCACCATCACCGTCCCGGATGGACCCGGGCTGGGCATCGAAGTAGACGAAGGCCGCCTGCAAGCCGTCACCCGGCGGCAGGCCACCTTCACGCCCGCCTAA
- a CDS encoding phage Gp37/Gp68 family protein: MMAQSRIEWTQATWNPVTGCDKISPGCKHCYAERMSRRLQAMGNRNYAHGFQVTLHEHMLERPLSWHKPQLVFVNSMSDLFHEAVPLTFIQRVFAVMERAHWHKFQILTKRAERLAELSPQLTWPPNVWMGVSIESQKYQYRIDYLVGTNAGIKFLSLEPLLGPLPELDLRDIDWVIVGGESGPGARPIASDWVTDIRDQCLRAQTPFFFKQWGGYNKKKTGRLLEGRTWDQLPLEQGLWPTPA, translated from the coding sequence ATGATGGCTCAGTCACGTATTGAGTGGACACAAGCGACCTGGAATCCCGTTACCGGATGCGACAAGATTAGTCCGGGTTGCAAGCATTGTTATGCGGAGAGGATGTCCAGGAGACTACAGGCCATGGGGAATCGAAATTATGCCCATGGATTTCAGGTAACGCTGCACGAACATATGCTGGAACGCCCGCTTTCATGGCACAAGCCGCAACTTGTCTTTGTGAATTCCATGAGCGACCTTTTTCATGAAGCGGTCCCGCTGACGTTTATCCAGCGTGTTTTTGCGGTGATGGAACGCGCGCATTGGCACAAATTCCAGATTCTCACCAAACGCGCGGAACGCCTGGCCGAATTGAGTCCCCAGCTTACCTGGCCTCCCAATGTTTGGATGGGCGTGAGTATTGAAAGCCAGAAGTATCAATATCGTATTGATTATCTTGTGGGGACGAATGCCGGCATCAAGTTCTTATCCCTCGAACCCTTATTAGGCCCCTTGCCCGAACTCGATTTGCGGGACATTGATTGGGTGATTGTGGGGGGCGAGTCCGGACCGGGCGCGCGCCCGATTGCGTCTGACTGGGTGACGGACATCCGTGATCAATGCCTCCGTGCGCAAACGCCGTTTTTCTTCAAGCAATGGGGTGGTTACAACAAGAAAAAAACGGGACGATTACTGGAGGGGCGCACCTGGGACCAGTTGCCTTTGGAACAGGGGCTGTGGCCAACGCCTGCTTGA
- a CDS encoding FKBP-type peptidyl-prolyl cis-trans isomerase, translating to MVVACGPAPEPESGTTAQTGESITTDTTDMAAGEATRAPVGEMITTASGLQYEITQAGDGPALQKGQLAAIHYVGTLDDGTVFDSSRERNEPFLFPVGTGQTIPGWEEGISLLHVGDQARLIIPPELAYGETGAGGVIPPNATLTFDVEVLSVRDGAPAAPTKVNDADYTTTDSGLKYYDFVVGDGAQPEVGQTVVVHYTGWLENGTMFDSSLNRGQAFQFVLGQGQVISGWDEGLASMHVGGKRQLVLPPELGYGETGTGQIPPNATLIFEVELLDVK from the coding sequence ATGGTTGTGGCTTGTGGTCCGGCTCCTGAACCCGAATCCGGCACGACAGCCCAGACTGGCGAAAGCATCACGACCGATACCACGGATATGGCCGCGGGCGAAGCGACCCGCGCCCCCGTGGGCGAAATGATCACCACGGCCAGCGGCCTGCAATACGAGATCACCCAGGCGGGTGACGGGCCGGCGCTGCAAAAAGGGCAGCTCGCAGCTATTCACTACGTGGGCACGCTTGATGATGGAACCGTTTTTGACAGTTCCCGCGAGCGCAACGAGCCATTTTTGTTCCCCGTAGGCACAGGGCAGACAATCCCTGGCTGGGAAGAAGGCATCAGCCTGCTGCACGTTGGCGATCAAGCTCGCCTGATCATCCCGCCGGAACTGGCGTATGGCGAGACAGGCGCGGGCGGCGTGATCCCCCCGAATGCCACGCTCACGTTTGACGTAGAGGTGCTTTCCGTGCGCGATGGCGCGCCCGCGGCCCCCACCAAAGTCAATGACGCCGATTACACGACGACGGACAGCGGCTTGAAGTACTACGACTTTGTTGTCGGGGATGGGGCGCAGCCGGAGGTAGGCCAGACCGTGGTGGTGCATTACACGGGCTGGCTGGAAAATGGAACCATGTTTGACAGTTCGCTCAACCGTGGGCAAGCATTCCAGTTCGTTCTGGGTCAGGGGCAGGTCATCAGCGGTTGGGATGAAGGGTTGGCAAGCATGCACGTCGGCGGCAAGCGACAGTTGGTGCTGCCGCCGGAGTTGGGTTATGGCGAAACGGGCACGGGCCAGATTCCGCCCAACGCCACGCTGATTTTTGAGGTTGAGCTATTAGATGTGAAGTAG
- a CDS encoding GAF domain-containing protein, with translation MSNELILVIDDSREIVKHLTEHLLPAFGYRSLAAFDGRAGVAMIQRHQPDLVLLDLNLPEMTGLDVLQRLAQLSIRVPVVLMTGYGSEKSAITAFRLGARDYLIKPFTTDEVRETLQRVLSQAQPGAGEAQLTQLRQANAEMSQRLQEMKQLLRIGQALAGPLEMQEVIRRGLAAAVHLTQAEEGVMWLVVGNEMPAFTYTNSQFTEMPALIQPTHAPNLADVLQGKTWRQSAFSGTGILLTEAYAARAILAVPLGETPVLGILAVVNRTTPRSFSEQQQSLLKMLSGFIVGAMQQTRARADQSTQPSTDQTEARTLAELTRGITSSLDLKQVLRQAIHRVHALWDIEASSIWLLNESRRSLRVLASVGVTTGLMSKIEVPLNKGLVGYTVRTGKWIYTNDARNHPLHHPAIDDITGFSTRSLLCVPLVFRQRIIGALELVNKRSAPFHTQDVERAIFIATALAVAVANALLYKQAHSRQRQLAATLEYSTSPIMIIDTRQRVLLLNREARARLDLTSQVVGQPVEQVVHFAELAQFIVQPLTDAGSCQLQIEMPDETVWLCMLGPIPGYGRVLIMQDITTLHHIATIKSDLFTTISHDMRAPLASIIEFASLLRDSGHLPDVQRRYATYIGNASTHMLTMLNDLLDLARINARINQARQLCQVHDTLRDVLADLQGNAILKNITLRLKAAEIIPPISADPMQLRQAIGNLVDNAIKYSPANSEVIIHAYSANGAVLVQVQDKGIGIPHSDMPFIFDRFYRVQTSHSVEGNGLGLAIVRSIAEAHGGQVWVESELGAGSTFTLQLPASTLPPAPDTQTAVPR, from the coding sequence ATGAGCAATGAGTTGATTTTGGTGATAGACGACAGCCGTGAGATCGTCAAACACCTGACGGAGCATTTGTTGCCGGCATTTGGCTACCGCTCCCTGGCTGCATTTGATGGACGCGCCGGGGTGGCGATGATCCAGCGCCATCAGCCTGATCTGGTGCTGCTCGACCTCAATCTGCCGGAAATGACCGGGCTGGACGTGTTGCAACGGCTGGCGCAGCTCTCCATTCGCGTGCCCGTGGTCTTGATGACAGGGTACGGGTCGGAAAAAAGCGCCATTACCGCATTCCGCCTGGGCGCGCGCGACTACCTGATCAAGCCATTTACGACAGACGAGGTGCGGGAAACGTTGCAACGGGTGTTGAGCCAGGCGCAGCCCGGCGCAGGCGAGGCGCAATTGACGCAACTGCGGCAGGCAAACGCGGAGATGAGCCAACGGCTGCAAGAGATGAAGCAGCTTCTGCGCATTGGGCAGGCGCTGGCGGGGCCGTTAGAGATGCAAGAGGTGATTCGGCGAGGATTGGCGGCGGCGGTGCATCTGACACAGGCGGAAGAGGGGGTGATGTGGCTGGTGGTGGGGAATGAAATGCCGGCATTCACCTACACAAACAGCCAGTTCACGGAAATGCCGGCACTCATCCAACCCACGCACGCCCCAAACCTGGCCGACGTGCTACAAGGAAAAACGTGGCGACAATCCGCCTTCTCCGGGACAGGCATCCTGCTCACCGAAGCTTACGCCGCGCGCGCCATCCTGGCCGTCCCCCTGGGAGAGACACCCGTCCTGGGCATTCTCGCCGTCGTCAACCGCACCACCCCACGCAGCTTCAGCGAACAACAACAATCCCTGCTGAAAATGCTGTCCGGATTCATCGTTGGCGCAATGCAGCAGACGCGCGCCAGAGCAGACCAGTCCACCCAACCGAGTACGGACCAGACGGAAGCCCGCACCCTGGCGGAATTAACCCGCGGCATCACCTCCTCGCTCGACCTGAAACAAGTGCTCCGGCAGGCCATCCACCGCGTCCATGCCTTGTGGGACATCGAAGCCTCCTCCATCTGGCTGCTAAACGAATCGCGCCGCTCGCTGCGGGTACTGGCCAGCGTCGGTGTGACCACGGGCCTCATGAGCAAGATCGAAGTCCCCCTCAACAAAGGACTCGTGGGCTACACGGTGCGCACGGGAAAGTGGATTTATACAAACGATGCCCGTAACCATCCGCTGCACCACCCCGCTATTGATGACATCACGGGGTTTTCTACCCGCTCCCTGCTCTGCGTTCCCCTGGTATTTCGGCAGCGGATCATTGGCGCTTTGGAACTCGTGAATAAGCGCTCTGCGCCTTTCCATACCCAAGATGTCGAACGGGCCATCTTCATCGCCACGGCGTTGGCCGTGGCCGTAGCCAATGCCCTGCTCTATAAACAGGCGCACTCGCGGCAGCGCCAATTAGCGGCTACCCTGGAATACAGCACCAGCCCGATCATGATCATTGACACCCGGCAGCGTGTTCTGCTGCTCAATCGAGAAGCGCGGGCGCGTCTGGACCTGACTTCCCAGGTAGTGGGGCAGCCGGTAGAACAAGTGGTGCATTTTGCGGAACTGGCCCAATTTATCGTACAGCCACTAACAGATGCCGGCAGTTGCCAGCTACAAATCGAAATGCCCGATGAAACCGTCTGGCTGTGCATGTTAGGCCCCATTCCCGGTTACGGGCGGGTACTCATCATGCAAGACATCACCACCCTGCACCACATTGCCACCATCAAATCAGACCTCTTCACCACCATTTCCCACGACATGCGCGCTCCCCTGGCATCGATCATTGAGTTTGCCAGCCTGTTGCGCGATTCCGGCCACCTTCCCGACGTTCAGCGACGATACGCGACCTACATTGGCAACGCATCCACCCACATGTTGACTATGCTCAATGACCTGCTCGACCTGGCGCGGATCAACGCACGCATCAACCAGGCGCGACAGTTGTGCCAGGTACACGACACATTGCGCGATGTGCTGGCGGATTTGCAAGGAAATGCTATCCTCAAGAACATCACGCTGCGCCTGAAGGCAGCGGAGATTATTCCACCCATTTCTGCCGATCCCATGCAATTGCGCCAGGCCATTGGCAACCTGGTGGACAACGCCATCAAATACTCTCCCGCCAATTCCGAAGTCATCATCCACGCCTATTCGGCCAATGGTGCGGTGTTGGTACAGGTGCAGGACAAGGGGATCGGCATTCCTCACTCTGATATGCCTTTCATTTTCGACCGCTTCTATCGCGTCCAAACGTCACATTCCGTAGAAGGCAACGGCCTGGGGCTGGCCATCGTGCGTTCGATTGCCGAAGCGCATGGGGGCCAGGTGTGGGTGGAAAGCGAGTTGGGCGCAGGATCGACTTTTACGTTGCAATTGCCGGCATCAACCCTCCCCCCCGCTCCCGACACGCAAACCGCTGTCCCAAGATGA
- a CDS encoding roadblock/LC7 domain-containing protein: MSTYYRVNILEERLQELIENVPGLQGAVIVSSEGFVVAAYPYELGDESGATNMPQIAALAATLIALGETTLARLGRGAVERLLVEGELGAIVVYPINGTAALSALLNKDAKVGLTLLAVARAADNIGKILL; the protein is encoded by the coding sequence ATGAGTACCTACTATCGGGTCAATATCCTTGAAGAACGACTGCAAGAGCTGATCGAAAACGTCCCTGGTTTGCAGGGAGCCGTCATTGTCAGCTCCGAAGGGTTCGTCGTGGCGGCTTATCCCTATGAACTTGGCGACGAGAGCGGTGCCACCAATATGCCACAGATTGCCGCCCTGGCGGCCACGCTCATTGCCCTGGGGGAGACAACGCTGGCGCGGCTGGGACGCGGAGCCGTTGAGCGGCTCCTGGTTGAAGGCGAGCTAGGCGCCATCGTGGTTTACCCGATCAACGGCACCGCCGCGTTGTCCGCCCTCCTAAACAAGGATGCGAAGGTTGGCCTGACGCTTCTGGCTGTAGCCCGCGCCGCGGACAATATCGGAAAAATTCTTCTTTGA
- a CDS encoding YigZ family protein — protein sequence MSSYLIPATETRVEIRVLNSRFIATIVPAFSVEEARQFVARVREEMGDASHHVPAFLIGHGATVTAHCSDDGEPSGTAGRPALAVLQGSGLGDVAVVVTRYFGGTKLGTGGLVRAYGDAVRAVLDAVPRAARVPTHTVMLAVPYAFLERARLLIAAHNGRTDDEDFAADVTITARFAVPDFPPFQEALQEASHGSLAAEIIETADVIMAQNAP from the coding sequence ATGTCATCTTATCTTATTCCCGCCACGGAAACGCGCGTCGAGATACGGGTGTTGAATTCGCGTTTTATTGCCACGATTGTGCCGGCATTTTCGGTGGAAGAGGCCAGGCAGTTTGTGGCGCGGGTGCGGGAGGAGATGGGGGATGCGTCGCATCATGTGCCGGCATTTCTCATCGGACACGGCGCCACCGTCACAGCCCATTGCAGCGATGATGGCGAGCCATCGGGCACGGCGGGTCGCCCGGCCCTGGCCGTGCTGCAAGGCAGCGGGCTGGGGGATGTAGCCGTCGTCGTCACGCGCTACTTTGGCGGCACAAAACTGGGAACCGGCGGGCTGGTGCGCGCCTATGGGGATGCCGTGCGCGCCGTGTTGGACGCCGTGCCCCGCGCCGCCCGCGTGCCCACGCACACCGTCATGCTGGCCGTGCCCTACGCCTTCCTGGAGCGGGCGCGGCTGTTGATCGCCGCCCACAACGGGCGGACCGACGACGAAGATTTCGCCGCCGACGTCACCATCACCGCCCGCTTCGCCGTCCCCGATTTCCCCCCCTTCCAGGAAGCCCTCCAGGAAGCCTCCCACGGCTCCCTCGCCGCCGAAATTATCGAAACCGCCGACGTGATTATGGCGCAAAACGCCCCTTAA